The following are from one region of the Arachis duranensis cultivar V14167 chromosome 10, aradu.V14167.gnm2.J7QH, whole genome shotgun sequence genome:
- the LOC107469320 gene encoding protein RETICULATA-RELATED 5, chloroplastic, whose amino-acid sequence MKPNTQASSFATTKPPHVTSFRRSRAPVQRNDAVRTVKCHRINLSLRHSKTITITAAAKPENDGVAENSVGPTRRVVLAAPFLAAGASFMFSSATRADDKAVTAPSPVSAPPPAELTAAKVEEPKKKQKEEEAITSRIYDATAIGEPLAIGKDKGKVWEKLMNARVVYLGEAEQVPVRDDKELELEIVKNLQKRCLENEKRLSLALEAFPSNLQEPLNQFMDNKIDGETLKSYTMHWPPERWQEYEPLLNYCRENGIRLVACGTPLSILRTVQAEGIRGLSKADRKVYAPPAGSGFISGFTSISRKSSVDSILNPSVPFGPSSYLSAQARVVEEYNMSQIILQNVLDGGASGMLVVVTGASHVTYGSRGTGVPARISGKIQKKNQVVILLDPERQFIRGEGEVPVADFLWYSAARPCNRNCFDRAEIARVMNAAGRRRDALPQDLQKGIDLGLVSPEVLQNFFDIEKYPLISELTHRFQGFRERLLADPKFLHRLAIEEAISITTTLIAQYEKRKENFFQELDYVITDTVRGSIVDFFTVWLPAPTLSFLSYADEANAPENINSLIGLLGSIPDNAFQKNPAGTNWNLNHRIASVVFGGLKLAGVGFISSIGAVASSNSLYAIRKLLNPAVVTQQQIVRSPILKTAVVYSLFLGISSNLRYQVIAGLVEHRLSEQFASQTLFVNMVSFVARTVNSYWGTQQWIDIARATGLQVRKTELPTSDPPNNAAIVCSETEEASIDEIKE is encoded by the exons ATGAAGCCAAACACCCAGGCTTCTTCCTTCGCCACTACTAAACCGCCGCACGTGACCTCCTTTCGCCGCTCACGTGCTCCCGTTCAACGAAACGACGCCGTGCGGACCGTGAAATGCCATCGTATCAACTTGTCCCTTCGCCACTCCAAGACCATAACCATAACTGCAGCCGCGAAGCCCGAGAATGACGGCGTAGCTGAAAACTCGGTCGGTCCGACCCGGCGAGTCGTGTTGGCGGCGCCATTTCTTGCCGCCGGCGCGTCGTTTATGTTCTCGTCAGCAACGAGGGCGGATGATAAGGCTGTGACAGCGCCATCTCCTGTTTCGGCGCCTCCGCCTGCAGAATTGACGGCGGCGAAGGTTGAGGAACCgaagaagaagcagaaagaGGAGGAGGCGATAACGTCGAGGATTTACGACGCGACGGCGATCGGGGAACCGTTGGCAATAGGGAAGGACAAGGGGAAAGTGTGGGAGAAGCTGATGAACGCGCGCGTGGTGTATTTGGGGGAAGCGGAGCAGGTTCCGGTTCGCGACGACAAGGAATTGGAGCTCGAGATCGTTAAGAATTTGCAAAAGCGGTGCCTAGAGAATGAGAAGCGTTTGTCTTTGGCTCTTGAAGCTTTCCCTTCGAATCTTCAGGAACCGCTCAATCAGTTCATGGATAACAA GATAGATGGAGAAACCTTAAAGTCTTATACAATGCATTGGCCGCCTGAAAGATGGCAGGAGTATGAACCTCTTCTTAATTACTGTCGTGAAAATGGAATCCGCCTTGTTGCTTGCGGCACCCCACTATCG ATCTTAAGGACTGTACAAGCAGAAGGAATTCGTGGACTTTCAAAAGCTGATCGTAAAGTATATGCACCTCCAGCTGGTTCAGGCTTCATATCAGGCTTCACTTCTATCTCACGTAAATCATCAGTTGATAGTATTCTAAATCCATCAGTTCCTTTTGGTCCAAGCTCATATCTTTCTGCACAAGCTAGAGTTGTAGAGGAGTATAATATGTCCCAGATCATCTTACAAAATGTGCTTGATGGAGGAGCATCGGGCATGTTAGTAGTTGTGACTGGTGCAAGCCATGTAACATATGGTTCTAGAGGAACTGGAGTGCCAGCAAGAATTTCaggaaaaatacaaaagaaaaaccaAGTTGTAATATTGCTTGACCCTGAAAGACAGTTCATTCGTGGAGAGGGAGAAGTTCCTGTTGCTGATTTTTTGTGGTATTCTGCTGCCAGACCCTGTAATAGAAATTGCTTTGACCGTGCTGAGATTGCTCGGGTTATGAATGCTGCTGGGCGCAGACGAGATGCCCTCCCACAG GATCTACAAAAGGGAATTGATCTTGGTTTGGTATCACCAGAGGTATTGCAGAACTTCTTTGACATAGAGAAGTATCCCTTAATTTCAGAACTCACTCACCGTTTCCAG GGTTTCCGGGAAAGATTGTTGGCAGACCCCAAATTCTTGCATAGATTAGCCATAGAAGAAGCTATATCGATAACAACTACTCTAATAGCACAGTATGAAAAGcggaaagaaaattttttccaGGAACTAGACTATGTTATCACAGACACTGTCAGAGGAtcaattgttgatttttttacaGTGTGGCTTCCTGCACCAACTCTGTCATTCCTTTCATATGCTGATGAGGCAAATGCACCTGAAAACATTAATTCACTAATAGGTCTTCTGGGCTCCATCCCAGACAATGCATTTCAAAAGAATCCAGCAGGGACAAACTGGAATCTCAATCATAGAATTGCATCAGTTGTATTTGGTGGTTTAAAACTTGCCGGTGTTGGATTTATTTCAAGCATAGGTGCTGTGGCTTCATCAAACTCTCTATATGCAATTCGTAAATTACTTAATCCGGCTGTCGTTACTCAACAACAGATTGTGAGGTCACCAATACTCAAAACAGCGGTTGTTTATTCATTATTTCTTGGAATCTCGTCAAATCTCCGATACCAG GTAATTGCTGGGTTAGTGGAGCATCGCCTTTCTGAACAGTTTGCATCTCAAACCTTGTTTGTAAATATGGTATCGTTTGTCGCACGGACAGTCAATTCTTATTGGGGAACCCAG CAATGGATTGACATTGCCCGCGCTACTGGTCTGCAAGTTAGAAAGACAGAGTTACCTACATCAGATCCTCCAAATAATGCAGCAATTGTTTGCAGCGAAACAGAAGAAGCCAGCATTGATGAGATAAAAGAATAA
- the LOC107469322 gene encoding uncharacterized protein LOC107469322, translated as MGAGRRTETHVLSERSRVPSSSSSSVNCSVTARNLRKSELGGVIFGCKHNTMNQCFQMQLFGLPSGHISYVKNIGPGLPLFLFNYSDRMLHGIFEAASSGRLNINPYGWTEGSSDCTPYAAQVKFKTRMQFQPLSEVQFSPVIEDNYYLPKLFWFELDQVQTKKLISLFSASTPIAAQSIIPRSIPKLPSSSSAYDGRSYSSLLRNDVHPTGDLKNSQTGQIVPLSNSVTNLEYDGRSYSSLLRNDVHPTSDLKHTQTGQTSLETTHGLNGHNESVDEIDHKGALEQTMLNLPTEDQMNNAWDSPCIGSSLNGGSNTSEEFIDESTQCDEQFEYLKQHMEDLYLSVSADRCLPQSTPCESMSTPCLQSSASEGNTSWSYKSEIENSCFPEAELHLNAKSPDLRFIFDKIQQEVNELRLKQFKQELQICSLEKELVESRREIVSLKQQFKTSDCVTFPKEDLVMRSKSSYKESILIMGGFDGLTCVSTLDCYCPTNDLLETLCPMSSIRSYNSTVKLSGEVYVIGGLQDNLWCDTVESYNLVENQWFTRPSINQKKGSLAGISLNGKIFAIGGGNGVQCFSEVELFDPNIGKWIPTRSMMMKRFTPAAAEINGVIYVVGGFDGDNYLRSVERYDPRGNSWARLQNMSTMRGCHSLSVLNEQLYAIGGYNGEQMISTVEIFDPRTGSWIMSEPMNTSRGYFATVVIGNSIFAIGGLSESNEVLDTIECYKEGRGWESTNLKALGRRCYLSAILL; from the exons ATGGGTGCGGGAAGGAGAACAGAGACTCATGTATTGAGCGAAAGGTCACGAGTaccttcatcatcttcttcatcgGTAAATTGCAGCGTAACTGCAAGAAATCTGAGGAAGTCTGAATTAGGGGGAGTTATCTTCGGATGCAAGCATAATACAATGAACCAGTGCTTTCAAATGCAGTTATTTG GCTTGCCATCTGGACATATATCATATGTGAAGAATATTGGTCCTGGTTTGCCTCTGTTTCTATTCAACTATAGTGATAGGATGCTACATGGTATATTTGAAGCTGCAAGTAGTGGAAGATTGAATATTAATCCTTATGGCTGGACTGAGGGTAGCTCGGATTGCACTCCATATGCAGCCCAG GTAAAGTTCAAGACTAGAATGCAGTTCCAGCCCTTGTCGGAAGTTCAGTTTAGTCCGGTTATCGAGGACAACTATTACCTTCCAAAGTTGTTTTGGTTTGAACTGGATCAAGTTCAAACTAAGAAGCTAATATCCCTTTTTTCGGCATCTACACCAATAGCTGCACAGAGTATAATCCCGAGAAGTATACCAAAGCTTCCTTCGTCTAGTTCAGCATATGATGGCCGCTCTTACTCGTCTCTTTTAAGAAATGATGTTCATCCAACCGGTGATTTGAAAAATTCTCAGACCGGACAGATTGTTCCGTTGTCTAATTCAGTCACTAATTTGGAATATGATGGCCGCTCTTACTCATCTCTTTTAAGAAATGATGTCCATCCTACCAGTGATTTGAAACATACTCAAACTGGACAGACCTCCTTGGAAACTACTCATGGTTTGAATGGTCACAATGAGTCTGTGGATGAAATAGACCACAAGGGAGCATTGGAGCAAACCATGTTGAATCTGCCTACTGAAGATCAGATGAATAATGCATGGGATTCGCCATGTATTGGATCTAGTTTGAATGGAGGGAGCAACACTTCAGAGGAATTTATTGATGAGTCTACCCAATGTGATGAACAATTTGAATACTTGAAGCAGCATATGGAAGACCTATACTTATCTGTTTCAGCTGATCGGTGTTTGCCTCAGTCCACACCATGTGAGAGTATGTCCACTCCTTGCTTGCAGAGCAGTGCTTCAGAGGGTAATACTTCTTGGTCATACAAGTCTGAGATAGAAAATTCTTGCTTTCCTGAAGCAGAGTTGCATTTGAATGCCAAATCACCTGATCTTCGTTTTATTTTTGACAAG ATACAACAAGAAGTCAATGAATTGCGGTTAAAGCAGTTCAAACAGGAGCTGCAAATCTGTTCCTTGGAGAAAGAGCTG GTTGAATCAAGAAGAGAGATAGTGAGCTTGAAGCAGCAATTTAAGACATCAGATTGTGTCACATTTCCTAAAGAGGATCTTGTAATGCGATCTAAATCTAGTTATAAGgaatcaattttaataatggGAGGTTTCGATGGGTTAACATGCGTGTCAACTTTGGATTGCTACTGTCCAACTAATGATTTGTTGGAGACCCTTTGTCCAATGAGTTCGATTCGATCATATAACTCTACTGTGAAGTTAAGTGGTGAAGTTTATGTAATTGGTGGCTTACAAGATAATTTGTGGTGTGACACAG TTGAATCATACAACCTAGTGGAAAATCAATGGTTCACTCGTCCTTCCATAAATCAAAAGAAAGGAAGTCTTGCTGGAATTTCATTGAATGGCAAGATTTTCGCTATAGGTGGTGGAAATGGTGTACAATGCTTTTCTGAGGTTGAATTATTTGACCCAAACATTGGAAAGTGGATACCTACAAGGTCAATGATGATGAAA AGATTTACTCCAGCTGCAGCAGAAATTAATGGCGTCATATATGTTGTAGGTGGATTTGATGGAGATAATTATTTGAG GTCAGTGGAGAGATATGACCCTCGCGGGAATTCATGGGCTAGACTTCAAAACATGTCAACAATGAGAGGCTGCCATTCTTTATCTGTCCTAAATGAACAGCT ATATGCAATTGGAGGATATAATGGAGAACAGATGATCTCAACAGTTGAGATATTTGATCCTCGCACTGGTTCATGGATAATGAGCGAACCCATGAACACTTCCAGGGGATATTTTGCAACTGTAGTAATTGGAAATTCAATTTTTGCCATCGGTGGTTTGAGTGAAAGTAACGAAGTTTTAGATACG ATTGAATGTTACAAAGAAGGTCGTGGCTGGGAATCAACTAATCTGAAAGCTCTTGGAAGGAGATGCTACTTATCTGCCATACTCTTGTGA